One Gossypium arboreum isolate Shixiya-1 chromosome 13, ASM2569848v2, whole genome shotgun sequence genomic window, ttattagttttgagattttcaaaacttttacataagttttattttatttttggtttttttactttttaaaagttATGAGACAACATTctctttatttaaaatttttattttaaatttaactaCATTAGATTTAATGTATCATTTAAGGGTTAAATTAATCGTTTTAATAATGAAGGATCTGATTGCGTAATATTGATAATTTGGTAATATAATTAGAATAATTTAAAGTTTAGGGACCAATTTAAATTGAGTTTCATAGTTTGAGGCTGTAGTATACAATTAActcaataaataataatattgtaTGTGGTCGGACACCACAAATTCAGTTGGAGAGAAATGAAAGAAAGTCGATGAATCGATCGTGGAAGAAAGCTTTTGTATGCAATCTATCTAAGCATAACAAAACCCATTCCTTGTGTTTCCAGTGAATGGGTAGATGGAGAGCAGCTGCTTCGCTTCTCTTCACCCACTTAACCAAAACCTCCTTCCCTTCTCTTCCTCCCAAACCTCTTTTCCTATCCCTTTCTTCAAGCCCTGCTTTCTGTTTTCTCCTTGCAAGACCATTCTCAGCTCTCCTATCTCAACTTCCCATTTATCCTAGCGATTCTGAAAATGGGTCTCCTTGTTTTTCCCAACAAAATCATGGGTTTGTTTcacaagaagaagaagaggaaattgGCAAGATTCCCATCAAAGCTTATTTCCTTTGTACCAGGTTTGCTTTATGATATTCCATGTTTCAAATTTGATTCAAagatagtattttaatttttgatataTTGTTTGCCTTTTTTCTTGTTAcaatttggttttggttttggcaGTATCGATTTGAAGAGTATGCAAGCTGAGAATTTAAGCAACATCGTACCTCCTCCTTCTCGTTCATCAAACTATATTGCTCTCAGATATTGTGATTTCCCTCCAGGTGTTACTGTAAGATGTTTAACAAGTTAATTTAGTTCTTCAACTTCAATTTAACTTGTTCGTACCTAGTTAATTTTGCTGGGCACCATTTTCTTGATCTTTGAGGAAATTATTAGAAGGAACAGTTTGTAGCACTAGCAATGATTAAGTCGAATTTGATAAGGAAGTTCCTTTTCATTGTATAGGCTTATGACAGTATTTCTTTTCCTTGTTGAGATATAAGTTTGATTATGATTCTTATTTTAGCATCCTAAGTTCATTCCTCGGGCTACCGTTTATCTTTAGTGTCAAGCACATGTTAAGAATGTTTTGAGTTGAGTAACATGTTGAGTTGTACTATTTTTGTATTAAACTGCCAATTCTGCGAATGCCCTTTGTCTTTGTTGTTCGATTGAACTTGTTTTCTCTAACACCTCTATGGTTTAGGCACTTGGAATGAATGACAAAGTCAGTAGCTGCCGTTACATGGTCATTTTTCAGTATGGTTCTGCTGTCTTGTTTAACATTGAGGACCGTGAAGTTGAGAGCTACCTCGAAATAGTTCAGAGACATGCTTCTGGATTGCTTCCAGAAATGAGGAGAGACGGTAAATTCCTTTTTGTGGGTGTGGGGTTACATTTTGtatcatataaatttttatatGCCTCGAAATTTCTTTCCCTTGTATTTATATCATTAGCAATGGCTGCCCATGTCCATAAACAATCAAGGCTAGTGTTATCGAAAGAAAAGGTGGACTGTTGGGCGTATTTTTTAGTACTTTGGTTCAAGTTGCTCAAGTGACACCTAAACTATCTGCTATAGGATATTACTACTGTATGCTAATCTAGCAAACCACATGAAATTTTTGAGTAAAAACTGTGTTCGTATATAAGGGATTTGTCCTCT contains:
- the LOC108461901 gene encoding protein RETARDED ROOT GROWTH, mitochondrial-like isoform X1, which codes for MGRWRAAASLLFTHLTKTSFPSLPPKPLFLSLSSSPAFCFLLARPFSALLSQLPIYPSDSENGSPCFSQQNHGFVSQEEEEEIGKIPIKAYFLCTSIDLKSMQAENLSNIVPPPSRSSNYIALRYCDFPPGVTALGMNDKVSSCRYMVIFQYGSAVLFNIEDREVESYLEIVQRHASGLLPEMRRDDYCVKEQPLLAKDMQGGPDYIVVKTLDTDSIRIIGSVLGQSIALDYFVSQVDGMVEEFANINRAMEKTGTFTMDRTKLIKLVGKANSNLADVILKVGLFERSEIAWREAKYAQIYEYLREEYEVTQRFGNLDFKLKFVEHNIHFLQEVIQNRRSDLLEWCIIFLLAIENIIAIYEIVLESTGVSF
- the LOC108461901 gene encoding protein RETARDED ROOT GROWTH, mitochondrial-like isoform X2 → MGRWRAAASLLFTHLTKTSFPSLPPKPLFLSLSSSPAFCFLLARPFSALLSQLPIYPSDSENGSPCFSQQNHGFVSQEEEEEIGKIPIKAYFLCTSIDLKSMQAENLSNIVPPPSRSSNYIALRYCDFPPGVTALGMNDKVSSCRYMVIFQYGSAVLFNIEDREVESYLEIVQRHASGLLPEMRRDDYCVKEQPLLAKDMQGGPDYIVVKTLDTDSIRIIGSVLGQSIALDYFVSQVDGMVEEFANINRAMEKTGTFTMDRTKLIKLVGKANSNLADVILKVGLFERKVVGTQRRYLWIVYP